Genomic DNA from Pseudomonas fitomaticsae:
TCCCTTCGGTGATCAAAGGCAGCATGGTCGCGGACCTGATTGCGTACCTGGGTAGTATCGACTTCGTTATGGCCGACGTGGACCGCTAAGCATGAACAGCACGCTTATCCAGACAGACCGTTTCACCCTGAGTGAAACCGAGCGCTCGGCCATCGAGCACGAGCTGCATCACTACGAAGACCCGCGCGCGGCGTCGATCGAAGCCCTGAAGATCGTTCAGAAGGAACGCGGCTGGGTGCCGGACGGTGCTCTTTACGCCATCGGCGAGATTCTCGGCATCCCGGCCAGCGACGTTGAAGGCGTGGCCACGTTCTACAGCCAGATCTTCCGTCAGCCGGTCGGCCGTCACATCATTCGCGTCTGCGACAGCATGGTCTGCTACATCGGTGGCCACGAGTCGGTGGTCAGCGAAATCCAGAACAACCTGGGTATCGGCCTGGGTCAGACCACCGCCGACGGTCGTTTCACCCTGCTGCCGGTCTGCTGCCTCGGCAACTGCGACAAGGCTCCGGCGCTGATGATCGATGACGACACCTTTGGCGATGTCCAGCCTGCCGGCGTCGCCAAACTGCTCGAGGGCTACGTATGACCCTGACCTCTTTCGGTCCTGCCAACCGCATCCAGCGTTCGGCCGAGACTCACCCGCTGACCTGGCGCCTGCGTGACGACGGCGAAGCCGTGTGGCTCGACGAGTACCAGGCCAAGAACG
This window encodes:
- the nuoE gene encoding NADH-quinone oxidoreductase subunit NuoE; protein product: MNSTLIQTDRFTLSETERSAIEHELHHYEDPRAASIEALKIVQKERGWVPDGALYAIGEILGIPASDVEGVATFYSQIFRQPVGRHIIRVCDSMVCYIGGHESVVSEIQNNLGIGLGQTTADGRFTLLPVCCLGNCDKAPALMIDDDTFGDVQPAGVAKLLEGYV